One region of Culex pipiens pallens isolate TS chromosome 2, TS_CPP_V2, whole genome shotgun sequence genomic DNA includes:
- the LOC120421294 gene encoding elongation of very long chain fatty acids protein AAEL008004, which yields MASPNVTASSNYWDFVFTDLADPRTNHWPLISSPVPGLTIIASYLYFVLNFGPKYMANRKPFQMQRLLVVYNFVQVLVSIWLFFEGLDGAWLRHYSWRCQPVDWTDNPMAMRVARGCYVYFLAKISELLDTVFFTLRKKDNQISFLHLYHHTVMPMISWGATKYFPGGHGTFIGVINSFVHIVMYTYYMFAAMGPQFHKYLWWKKYITDLQMIQFGMAFMHSAQLLWTDCGYPRWSVCFTLPNAIFFYMLFNDFYKKTYVQKRRLAAAKAKAKAKALEEEQQANAARQQEAVEPKKEL from the exons atggcaTCGCCCAACGTGACCGCGTCTTCCAACTACTGGGACTTTGTGTTCACCGACCTGGCCGACCCGCGGACGAACCACTGGCCGCTGATATCGTCCCCCGTGCCGGGCCTGACCATCATCGCCAGCTATCTGTACTTTGTGCTCAACTTCGGGCCCAAGTACATGGCGAACCGGAAGCCGTTCCAGATGCAGCGGCTCCTAGTcgtctacaactttgtccaggTGCTCGTCAGCATATGGCTGTTTTTTGAG ggcCTGGATGGTGCCTGGCTGCGGCACTACAGCTGGCGGTGTCAACCGGTGGACTGGACTGATAATCCCATGGCCATGCGG GTCGCCCGCGGTTGCTACGTGTACTTCCTGGCCAAGATCTCCGAGCTGCTGGACACGGTGTTCTTCACGCTGCGCAAAAAGGACAACCAGATCAGCTTCCTGCACCTGTACCACCACACCGTGATGCCGATGATCTCGTGGGGTGCCACCAAGTACTTCCCGGGCGGACACGGCACCTTTATCG GAGTCATCAACTCGTTCGTCCACATCGTGATGTACACGTACTACATGTTCGCGGCCATGGGTCCCCAGTTCCACAAGTACCTCTGGTGGAAGAAGTACATCACTGATCTGCAGATG ATCCAGTTCGGCATGGCCTTCATGCACTCGGCCCAGCTGCTGTGGACGGACTGCGGCTACCCGCGCTGGTCGGTCTGCTTCACGCTGCCGAACGCCATCTTCTTCTACATGCTGTTCAACGATTTCTACAAGAAGACCTACGTCCAGAAGCGGCGGTTGGCCGccgccaaagccaaagccaaggCCAAGGCCCTCGAGGAGGAGCAGCAGGCCAACGCGGCCCGGCAGCAGGAAGCCGTCGAGCCCAAAAAAGAACTGTAA
- the LOC120421298 gene encoding elongation of very long chain fatty acids protein 4, whose translation MSNFYFAANISNRYKDITEGASPIIDNWPLMGSPLPVLSIAAFYLLFVLQLGPRWMQHRKPFDLQWLLIAYNAAQVLSSLALCIQPLFLGGVGLLFSISCNDAPVVDTDLQLTIWKGTWWYLVLKLVELLDTVFFVLRKKQNQVSFLHVYHHTIMAVFTWGYLKYLPGIQGAFLGVLNTYVHVVMYSYYLIAALGPRYQRFLWWKRYLTTLQLAQFGIMLVYLLLIVSFQCSVPRSLSFFFIGNVAIFLVLFCNFYRKAYIKNQAAAHAERKQQ comes from the exons ATGTCGAATTTTTACTTTGCGGCGAACATTTCCAATCGGTACAAGGATATAACCGAAGGAGCAA GTCCCATCATCGACAACTGGCCTCTCATGGGATCCCCCCTCCCAGTTCTATCGATCGCCGCCTTCTACCTGCTGTTCGTGCTCCAGCTCGGTCCCCGGTGGATGCAGCACCGCAAACCGTTCGACCTGCAGTGGCTGTTGATCGCGTACAACGCCGCCCAAGTTCTGAGCTCGCTAGCACTTTGCATTCAACCTCTGTTCCTCGGTGGCGTTGGTCTTCTGTTCAGCATTTCCTGCAATGATGCCCCGGTCGTCGATACGGATCTTCAGCTGACG ATTTGGAAGGGCACCTGGTGGTACCTGGTGCTAAAGCTGGTCGAACTGCTCGACACGGTCTTCTTCGTGCTGCGCAAGAAGCAAAACCAGGTCTCGTTCCTGCACGTCTATCATCACACCATTATGGCGGTGTTCACCTGGGGTTACCTCAAGTATTTgccag GAATCCAGGGTGCCTTCCTCGGCGTCCTGAACACGTACGTGCACGTGGTGATGTACAGCTACTACCTGATCGCGGCCCTCGGACCCCGCTACCAGCGGTTCCTCTGGTGGAAGCGGTACCTGACGACGCTCCAGCTGGCCCAGTTTGGCATCATGCTCGTGTATCTGCTGCTGATCGTCAGCTTCCAGTGCTCGGTGCCGCGCTCGCTGAGCTTCTTCTTCATCGGCAACGTGGCGATATTTTTGGTGCTGTTTTGTAACTTTTATCGCAAAGCTTACATCAAAAACCAAGCGGCGGCACACGCCGAGAGGAAGCAGCAGTGA